ATCAGGAGTATAGGAAATGATGATCGGGTTACCCGCCGTATCAACATGATTTTAGAAGCCAATTAAGGAAATAGATAAAAGGTCAGTAGTGATTAGCTACTGACCTTTTTTATCATTAGTTCTTCAGAAGTCCTTTTAATTCATTTAGCTTCATCAGTGCCTCAATCGGTGTAAGAGTGTTGACATCCAAATCCTTTAAGGTCTTTTTAAGCTTTTCAGCTGCAGGGTCAGTAGCATCAAAAATGCTGAGCTGGTAATTGTTTTTTGGCACTTCTTTTACTCTTTCCTTATGTTCCGCTGTAATCTTGTCCTGTTCCAGATGGTGTAGAATCTCATTAGCCCTGTCTACAATGTTTGAAGGCATACCAGCCAATTGAGCAACATGGATACCGAAGCTGTGCTCACTGCCACCCTCTTGAAGCTTACGCATAAAGATTACTTTACCTTTATACTCTTTGACAGCTACATTGTAGTTCTTGATTCTAGGGAAATCTTCTGCCAGTTGGTTTAGTTCATGGTAGTGAGTGGCAAATAAGGTTTTAGCCTTGGCCCCCTTATGGTTGTGCAGGTACTCTACAATTGACCATGCAATCGAAATACCATCATAAGTACTGGTTCCCCTTCCAATTTCATCCATAAGAATAAGACTACGGTCAGAAAGGTTATTCAGAATACTGGCGGTTTCCGTCATCTCAACCATAAAAGTGGATTCGCCTTTTGATAAGTTATCTGACGCACCCACTCTGGTAAATACTTTATCTACCAATCCGATCTCAGCTGACTTAGCAGGGACAAAAGACCCCATCTGTGCCATCAGGACAATAAGGGCTGTTTGTCTCAATAGGGCGGATTTACCAGCCATATTCGGACCTGTAATTATCAGTATTTGCTGATCGTCATCGCTGAGCTTGATATCATTAGGAATATACTCTTCGCCAATTGGCAACTGACGCTCAATCACAGGGTGGCGACCTTCTTTAATGAGAAGCTTTTTGTCATCCTTGATTGTTGGTTTGGCGTAATTGTATTCCAATGCGTTTTGTGCAAATGACAGAAGACAGTCCAAGATGGCAAGTGTACCTGCGTTTTGCTGTACTTGAGCTACATATTCATTAGCAGTACAGATAAGCTCAGTGAAGATTCTGCTTTCTATGACTTGAATCTGACTTTCAGCAGTCAGGATTTTTTCCTCATAGGTTTTTAGTTCCTCCGTGATGTATCGCTCTGAGCTAACCAAGGTTGATTTTCTGATCCATTCACTAGGTACTTTATCCTTATGAGCATTACGCACTTCAAGGTAATAACCAAAGACTTTGTTGTAACCTATCTTCAGTGATGGAATACCTGTTCTTTCTGTTTCACGTTGCTGAATTTGTTTCAGATAATCCTTACCGGAAAAGGCAATTTTACGCAACTCATCTAACTCCGTATCTATCCCTTCTTTAACAAGTCCACCTTGTGTTGCATTTAGAGGAGGATTGTCATCTAACTCTTTTTCGATTTTCTCAATCAGGAGGTCGCAACGGTTCAATCTGTCAGCCAGTTTTTGAACTTGAGGTGCGTCAGTTTTTTCAAGGATATCTTTAATAGGGAGTGTATTCTTCAGTGCTTTTTTAAGCTGTACCATTTCCCTTGGGTTGATACGACCTACTGCCACTTTGGAAATCAGTCGCTCAATATCTCCAATTTGCCTTAAAGGCTGAAGCGTATCTTCCATGAGTTCCTCTTCCTCAGTAAAGAAAGCAACGGTATTTAAGCGTTCATCAATTACCTGTTTGTTTTTCAGCGGAAGAACCGTCCACTTTTTCATTAGTCTGGCACCCATTGGCGTTACAGAGCGATCAAGTGTTTCGATCAATGGGACTCCACCTTCCTGCTGAGGATATAGAAGCTCAAGGTTGCGGATTGTAAACTTGTCAAGCCAAACATATTTGTCTTCTTCAATCCTGCTGAGCGTTGAGATGTGGCTGACCTGATGGTGTTCAGTGGCTTCTAGGTAGTATAGAGCAGCACCTGCTGCAATAATACCAGCCTTCATGTTCTCGATACCAAACCCTTTCAGTGACTTGGTGCCAAAATGTTTGGTCAGGCGTTCATAACCAAATTCATGTGTGTATACCCAATCCTCTAATTGGAACGTAGTGTACAAATCACCAAGACGTTCCTGATATACTTCTCGCTGTATACGGCAGTAGATTACTTCAGAAGGCGCAAAGCTTTGTAATAACTTCTCGATATAGGAAAAGTCACCTTGTGCTGTAAGGAACTCACCTGTTGAAATATCCAAAAACGCGACGCCAACAGCATCTTTTTCAAAGTGTACTGAAGCCAGATAGTTGTTGCGTTTTACATTCAAGACATTGTCGTTGAAGGATACACCAGGTGTTACAAGTTCTGTAATTCCCCTCTTTACAATACCCTTGGCAGCTTTAGGATCTTCCAATTGGTCACAAATAGCAACACGCTGTCCAGCCTTTACAAGTCGAGGAAGGTAAGTGTCCAACGCATGGTGAGGGAATCCTGCAAGCTCTACTGCAGATGCACTGCCATTAGATCTTTTGGTTAGAACAATGTCCAGAATCTTGCTGGCAGTGATGGCGTCTTCCCCAAACGTTTCGTAGAAATCGCCTACTCTGAACAGTAATAGCGCTCCTGGGTGTTTTGCCTTGATCGCATTGTACTGTTTCATCAACGGAGTCTCTTTCTCCTTTTTGTCTGCTTTCTTTGCCAAGGGATGTATATTTTTTGTTAGTGAAGTCAATTATTCTGTTAGGGGCAATGAAGTGAATTGCCTTTGTTTCCGAAAAGTCCATCGAAAATCCAAAAATTGTTCAAAATTAGGAAAAACACATGGATTTTACGGAGTTATGGCTATTGATTTCTTATCATCAATCCAATTATTAATGATTGTTTGTTATTTTAATTACCACATAACCCAAAAGGTGTAAAGTTCAACTTAATTTATACTGTTTAGCTCATAGGATATATGACAACGAATTGAACTTGCGCCGAATAATTTTTGAGCTAAAAACAATTTACCTTCTATTGAAAGAGAACCTATGAAGGACACCTTGCTGACTAAAGACTTAACCCTACTTAACAGGATCAGTATTCGCCACAAAATCTATTTTATAATTCTTATGGCAGCCTTGCTGTCGGTTTCTATTGTAGGTTGGGTGGGGTTTCGCTATTCGAGTGAGTCGATAGAGAATGCTTCCTTTGAAAAGTTGACTGCTATAAGGACGGCTAAAAAACAGGCAATGGGACGCTACTTTGACCAAATCCGCAAGCAAGTGATGGTCATGGCAGCTAGCCCTTTTGTTCAAAGTGCTGCACACGATATGTTGGAAGCACATAGGCAGATGGACCATTACTTTACAAAGTCTTATGTTGATAAGCAGCGAAGTGTGCTGTTACGGTACTATAAAGAAGAGATGGTGCAGCGCTATAAGCGAAAAAGTATGGCTGATTCTATTCTGAATTACCTGAAGGTGGCACCAATGCAAACAGTGCTAATGCAGTCGATGTTCATTGTGGATAACCCTAATGAAACATTTCAAAAGGAGCTTATGGAGCAGGTAAGAAGGAGGAGTGATGACCCAGGACTTTATAGTGCGACACATCAGCAGTACCATAGTACAATTAGAAATTACCTTTACCAGTTTGGTTTCAGAGATATTCTGTTGGCAGATACAGAAGGGAATATTCTTTATTCTGTGAAGAAGGCTTCTGATTTTGGGATGAATTTGCTAGAAAGCCCTTTCAATAATACAGCCATTGCAGAAGCCTACCTGAAAGCAAGAGCAGAAACAGTAGGGCATAAAGTGGTGGTGTTGGACTTCAATCGATATGAAGGCGGTTTTGGAGAGCCTGTTATGTTTTTTGCTGTACAGGTAAATTATGAGCAGCAGCAGATGGGAGTACTGCTTTTTGAGTTGCCTTTTGAGGCGATTAATGAAATCATGAGTAGCAGCCATTCTTGGCAGGAGGATGGGTTGGGGAAAACAGGGGAAACATACTTAGTGGGACGTAACCTGACTTTGAGGAGTCATCCAAGGCTTTTTGAAGAGAATGCAGATGAGTATCTACATTATCTGGATGAACTGTCAGAAGGAAATGGTCTTGTGAGGCAAATACAGCTGTACAATACCCCAATACTTTGTCAAAAAGTCAATACCGAGCCTGTAAGGAAAGCTTTCACTGGGAAAGCTGCTGAGATGGTAACCCAGAACTTTATGGGAAAGGCTGTCTTAAGTGCGTATACACTAATGGATATTATGGGACTGGAATGGGCTATTATAACTGAAATAGAAACGGAAGAAGTATATGAAGTGATAAATGACCTTCAGTTTACAATATTGCTTACAGCAGCTATAGTGTTCTTGCTTATCCTGATTTTAGGGTGGTTTTACACTGCTATCTTTACCAAACCATTGATCAAGGTGAGAGAATCTGCTGTTGGGTTAGCAGAAGGAAGGTTAGTGAAACCTTTGGATGTTGAAACTAAAGATGAAATAGGAAGGACATTAGAGTCTATGAACCTGCTAATAGCCCGAAATAAGGAAACAGCTGTTTTTGCACAAGAAATTGAAGCAGGTAGGTTTGATTCAGAATTTACGGTCTTCGGGAGTGAAGACCTTTTGGGAGGTTCTCTGAACAAAATCCGACATAAGCTGAAAGAAGTAGCAGAGGAAGACCGGATT
This portion of the Limibacter armeniacum genome encodes:
- the mutS gene encoding DNA mismatch repair protein MutS, coding for MAKKADKKEKETPLMKQYNAIKAKHPGALLLFRVGDFYETFGEDAITASKILDIVLTKRSNGSASAVELAGFPHHALDTYLPRLVKAGQRVAICDQLEDPKAAKGIVKRGITELVTPGVSFNDNVLNVKRNNYLASVHFEKDAVGVAFLDISTGEFLTAQGDFSYIEKLLQSFAPSEVIYCRIQREVYQERLGDLYTTFQLEDWVYTHEFGYERLTKHFGTKSLKGFGIENMKAGIIAAGAALYYLEATEHHQVSHISTLSRIEEDKYVWLDKFTIRNLELLYPQQEGGVPLIETLDRSVTPMGARLMKKWTVLPLKNKQVIDERLNTVAFFTEEEELMEDTLQPLRQIGDIERLISKVAVGRINPREMVQLKKALKNTLPIKDILEKTDAPQVQKLADRLNRCDLLIEKIEKELDDNPPLNATQGGLVKEGIDTELDELRKIAFSGKDYLKQIQQRETERTGIPSLKIGYNKVFGYYLEVRNAHKDKVPSEWIRKSTLVSSERYITEELKTYEEKILTAESQIQVIESRIFTELICTANEYVAQVQQNAGTLAILDCLLSFAQNALEYNYAKPTIKDDKKLLIKEGRHPVIERQLPIGEEYIPNDIKLSDDDQQILIITGPNMAGKSALLRQTALIVLMAQMGSFVPAKSAEIGLVDKVFTRVGASDNLSKGESTFMVEMTETASILNNLSDRSLILMDEIGRGTSTYDGISIAWSIVEYLHNHKGAKAKTLFATHYHELNQLAEDFPRIKNYNVAVKEYKGKVIFMRKLQEGGSEHSFGIHVAQLAGMPSNIVDRANEILHHLEQDKITAEHKERVKEVPKNNYQLSIFDATDPAAEKLKKTLKDLDVNTLTPIEALMKLNELKGLLKN
- a CDS encoding GAF domain-containing protein translates to MKDTLLTKDLTLLNRISIRHKIYFIILMAALLSVSIVGWVGFRYSSESIENASFEKLTAIRTAKKQAMGRYFDQIRKQVMVMAASPFVQSAAHDMLEAHRQMDHYFTKSYVDKQRSVLLRYYKEEMVQRYKRKSMADSILNYLKVAPMQTVLMQSMFIVDNPNETFQKELMEQVRRRSDDPGLYSATHQQYHSTIRNYLYQFGFRDILLADTEGNILYSVKKASDFGMNLLESPFNNTAIAEAYLKARAETVGHKVVVLDFNRYEGGFGEPVMFFAVQVNYEQQQMGVLLFELPFEAINEIMSSSHSWQEDGLGKTGETYLVGRNLTLRSHPRLFEENADEYLHYLDELSEGNGLVRQIQLYNTPILCQKVNTEPVRKAFTGKAAEMVTQNFMGKAVLSAYTLMDIMGLEWAIITEIETEEVYEVINDLQFTILLTAAIVFLLILILGWFYTAIFTKPLIKVRESAVGLAEGRLVKPLDVETKDEIGRTLESMNLLIARNKETAVFAQEIEAGRFDSEFTVFGSEDLLGGSLNKIRHKLKEVAEEDRIQTWKHKGMELFTELLHSNGPEGLEKILDKILFELTMYLNVHQSAIMLIEEGADDEKVLLMKACYAYDRKKFLDKEIPLDQGLAGRCCLEAETIYIDDVPPDYLEIKIGLGNATPKGVLIVPIKFNDQVLGVLEMISLNQIKPFEIAFAEQVAESLGAAVSVIITSEHTNQLLEESQMLTNELQAREEELRQNAEELEATQEEMGRRQRELEEELIILKEQNQKTLENDNH